CTCCAGGGTAGAGGTAGGTCAACTGCTACTTCTAGATTTTTATTCCTTCTGATAATCTTTGTATGCTGCCTCTATTTTTGTGTAATTCTGGACATTTCTTGTCTATTTCATACTCTCTTTACCTCAAGTCTTTCATAAGCCATCAGTGAAAGATCAGTCTTCATTTTATATATTCTTCTATTCAAATAAAGCAAGTTTCTTGGAAGGTGCTTAGCTTATTAAAGATTTGTTTTACCCCACATCTTTCTGAAAATGGCATGCCAGTAGTAATAtaatgatttattttgaaaactttTTAAGCTTTTTGTGCTCTAATTCCTCTCCACTTTTCACTAACCAGAGTTAGAAGTCAGGATTCTGAAAGATTTACTAGCAAATTTTGACAACAAATTGTTATCCATGAGCAGAATCAGCCCAATTCTCCTGTTGGTAATAGTAGTTGTTGCTGTTTTATTTTTTGTCTTTGGTCTTCTTCATCTTCTGATTAGGTATTGTTTAAAGATGCCTTCTTTTTCATCACTTTCTCATTCCAATAGAATCCCAGAATCAAGTAGTTCTCAGGCTCTACAAAGGCAGCTTCAACAGCTCTTTCGGCAACATGATTCTGGTTTAGACCAATCTATCATTGATACTCTGCCTGTGTTTTTGTATAAGGATATTATGGGGTTGAAGGAGCCATTTGATTGTGCTGTTTGTTTATGTGAATTTTCAGAACATGACAAACTCAGATTGCTCCCTTTGTGTAGTCATGCTTTTCACATCCATTGTATAGACACATGGCTCTTATCAAACTCAACTTGTCCTTTATGTAGAGGTGTAATTACTTCAGGAATTTCTATGGGAAACTCCTTGTTTAGCTCTAATTATGAGTCAAGAGAACATTGGAATTTCCATTTGGAAGATGGAATTAGACAGAGTCACAAGCCAGGAGTACTCATGCAAGAAAATGTTGGAGAAATGAGAGTTTTCTCAGTTAGATTAGGTAAGTACAAAAATGTAAATGAAGGGAGTGAAAATTATGAAGACAAAAGTCAAGGGGAAATTAGCAGCAGCAATTTGAATGCAAGGAGATGTTTCTCAATGGGTTCATTTCAATATGTGGTTGGTGATTCAGAATTGCAGATAGCTTTGCCCAATGTGAAGATTCTCAAAGCTAAGTGTGAGAACAACAATTTTggtgcctgccgcacttgctcaagcttgataggctccttgctatacatcattgaattctcaatatcacgatatcctgaagtcaatgaaaatagcaaagcacatgcaagcgtctc
This sequence is a window from Nicotiana sylvestris chromosome 3, ASM39365v2, whole genome shotgun sequence. Protein-coding genes within it:
- the LOC104237519 gene encoding RING-H2 finger protein ATL46-like, whose amino-acid sequence is MSRISPILLLVIVVVAVLFFVFGLLHLLIRYCLKMPSFSSLSHSNRIPESSSSQALQRQLQQLFRQHDSGLDQSIIDTLPVFLYKDIMGLKEPFDCAVCLCEFSEHDKLRLLPLCSHAFHIHCIDTWLLSNSTCPLCRGVITSGISMGNSLFSSNYESREHWNFHLEDGIRQSHKPGVLMQENVGEMRVFSVRLGKYKNVNEGSENYEDKSQGEISSSNLNARRCFSMGSFQYVVGDSELQIALPNVKILKAKCENNNFDDY